One stretch of Halalkalicoccus tibetensis DNA includes these proteins:
- a CDS encoding acyclic terpene utilization AtuA family protein: MSDTTLQIGAGAGYSGDRIDPAVELSEYGDLDYLVFECLAERTIALAQLDRLENPDAGYNSLLEERLRAVVENCLSNEITIVSNMGAANVEGAVRKAAEIVQETEYDAQIAGVSGSDVLDAFGQFQSETFGGESIHEYENEAVSADAYLGADGIVKALENGADIVLTGRVADPSLFLAPMLYEFGWQVEPLTNSELIGQGIVAAHLLECAGQVTGGYFADPGYKDVAGLDQLGFPIGEVSESGEVTITKLPNTGGVIDTRTCTEQLLYEVHDPSEYITPDAVADFSHVKFTEVEQDRVEVTRADAEVHPETLKVSVGYIDSHLGEGQISYAGPGATKRAELAEEIVRKRLEDIPWDELHVDHIGRDSLHGDRGRNHDQEPYEVRLRVAAKCPTQSAAKRVAREVQTLYTNGPAGGGGATMKTQKIVGIVSTLIDRTHVEPQLLEVQA; this comes from the coding sequence ATGAGCGACACAACATTACAAATCGGTGCGGGAGCAGGTTACAGCGGCGATCGCATCGATCCAGCTGTCGAGCTGTCAGAGTATGGTGATCTCGACTACTTAGTATTCGAGTGTCTCGCCGAACGAACGATCGCACTGGCGCAACTCGATCGACTCGAGAATCCGGATGCAGGCTACAACTCCCTTCTCGAAGAGCGCCTCAGGGCAGTCGTAGAAAATTGCCTCTCGAACGAGATTACGATCGTTTCGAACATGGGGGCTGCGAACGTAGAAGGGGCAGTACGAAAAGCGGCTGAAATAGTCCAAGAAACAGAGTACGACGCTCAAATCGCCGGTGTCTCTGGATCAGATGTCCTCGATGCATTCGGGCAGTTCCAATCAGAGACATTTGGTGGCGAATCGATTCACGAATATGAAAACGAGGCTGTATCAGCTGATGCCTATCTGGGTGCTGATGGGATCGTGAAAGCGCTTGAGAACGGCGCTGATATCGTTTTGACGGGCCGTGTTGCCGATCCGTCGCTCTTTCTGGCACCAATGCTTTACGAGTTTGGATGGCAGGTGGAGCCATTGACCAACTCAGAACTGATTGGGCAGGGAATCGTCGCGGCGCATCTGCTTGAGTGTGCTGGGCAAGTAACGGGCGGATACTTCGCCGATCCCGGTTACAAGGACGTAGCTGGATTAGATCAGCTTGGATTCCCGATCGGAGAGGTTAGCGAATCGGGAGAAGTAACGATCACGAAGCTCCCGAACACGGGGGGAGTAATTGATACCCGAACCTGTACAGAGCAACTTCTCTACGAAGTGCATGATCCAAGCGAATACATAACACCGGATGCGGTCGCTGATTTTAGCCACGTCAAGTTCACGGAAGTAGAACAAGACCGAGTCGAAGTTACTAGAGCCGATGCGGAAGTACACCCTGAGACGCTCAAAGTGAGCGTCGGATACATCGACTCACATTTGGGAGAGGGACAAATCTCCTACGCAGGACCAGGAGCAACGAAACGAGCTGAGTTGGCCGAAGAGATCGTTCGTAAGCGATTGGAGGATATCCCTTGGGACGAGCTGCACGTCGATCATATCGGCAGAGACTCGCTTCATGGAGACCGTGGACGCAACCATGATCAAGAGCCATACGAGGTTCGTCTCCGCGTTGCCGCAAAATGTCCAACACAGTCTGCTGCGAAACGAGTCGCTCGAGAAGTCCAGACGCTCTATACAAACGGTCCAGCGGGTGGCGGTGGGGCAACAATGAAGACACAGAAAATCGTGGGGATCGTATCGACACTCATCGACCGAACGCACGTTGAGCCACAGCTACTGGAGGTACAAGCATGA
- a CDS encoding citrate:proton symporter, producing MLHSNGNEMVFTIGQVSGIELGIIGYLVIALVLVLIIGKITYVIPTLIIVPVLGAILAGFGPADLGEFAGEGLAGIVEITAMFAFAVWYFAIMRDYGLFDPLVHRVVDTVLQRPAMLTIGTVVLAAVTHLDGAGATTMLITIPALLPLYIALDVDTKILAALVALSAGTMNLVPWGGVTVRGISAIDTATVGNIYTPLIPSQIAGFVTIILIAYYFSRRVDRTIDLTASEKEALVEDAVGGEIAAVNRMWGINLVLTLLIVAILMADITSPAIVFMVGLVIALLLNVRDYDDQREILEEYAPDVMTYVGILFAAGILLGVLNESGMITEMATILLMIIPESLGRFIPVIVGIIAAPASLVFSPDAYYFGVLPVLAETAAAFGLEEEAVVRASLIGQHTVGFPISPLTGATYLLIGLAEVDLGEHIKFTFLWAWLVSLVMLAVAILTGAVPLL from the coding sequence GTGTTACACAGCAACGGTAACGAGATGGTTTTTACCATTGGACAAGTAAGCGGCATCGAACTGGGGATCATCGGCTACCTGGTTATTGCACTCGTCTTAGTCCTCATTATCGGCAAGATAACCTATGTTATTCCAACCCTGATTATCGTCCCCGTCCTGGGAGCGATTCTCGCTGGATTCGGTCCTGCGGATCTCGGTGAGTTCGCCGGAGAAGGGTTGGCTGGAATCGTCGAAATTACTGCAATGTTCGCGTTCGCCGTATGGTATTTCGCGATCATGCGAGATTACGGTTTGTTTGATCCGCTCGTCCATCGCGTCGTTGATACAGTGTTACAGCGACCGGCTATGCTAACGATTGGAACCGTCGTACTCGCTGCTGTAACACACCTGGATGGAGCAGGAGCAACAACCATGCTCATTACGATTCCAGCACTCCTCCCACTCTACATTGCTCTAGATGTGGATACGAAGATCCTGGCTGCACTCGTAGCACTCAGTGCAGGAACGATGAACCTCGTTCCATGGGGTGGAGTCACTGTTCGGGGTATCAGTGCTATTGATACCGCAACAGTGGGAAACATCTACACACCGCTGATTCCGTCTCAGATTGCAGGTTTTGTCACGATCATACTAATCGCGTATTACTTTAGTCGGCGTGTCGATCGCACGATCGACCTCACAGCTAGTGAAAAAGAGGCCCTTGTTGAGGACGCAGTCGGTGGGGAGATTGCAGCAGTAAACCGGATGTGGGGGATCAACCTTGTCCTTACACTTCTGATCGTTGCGATCCTGATGGCAGATATCACAAGCCCAGCCATTGTATTTATGGTTGGACTTGTTATCGCACTGCTTCTTAACGTTCGAGACTACGATGACCAACGAGAGATCCTCGAAGAGTACGCGCCGGACGTGATGACGTATGTCGGGATCCTCTTTGCAGCAGGGATTCTCCTCGGGGTGCTCAATGAATCGGGCATGATCACGGAGATGGCAACTATTCTCCTGATGATCATTCCAGAATCACTCGGTAGATTCATCCCTGTAATTGTGGGGATAATCGCGGCACCGGCTAGCCTCGTGTTCAGTCCGGATGCATACTACTTCGGTGTGTTGCCAGTGTTGGCCGAAACCGCAGCAGCGTTTGGACTCGAGGAGGAAGCAGTCGTCCGAGCCTCGCTCATCGGTCAACACACGGTTGGATTCCCTATTTCACCACTGACGGGAGCAACCTATCTCCTAATCGGTCTCGCTGAGGTTGACCTCGGTGAACACATTAAATTCACCTTCCTGTGGGCGTGGCTAGTCTCATTAGTCATGCTGGCTGTAGCTATTCTCACGGGGGCTGTACCACTACTATGA
- a CDS encoding phosphotransferase family protein codes for MADEDSSSGDITSSAVREMIRYLKSSWSVKKIDRSVHGTDFVAIVDVHTSDERRQVVFKAATADWTAPETVQAEPRLMSLVDQETTIPVPTVYGYCDEHDQYPAPFYVMSYVDGENYEGRTQCLAPHVRDQILREAGHNLAELHELGPLSKIGRIGVQNGNVTVLDTDDHPSSEDFHDWLLASYEETLDSLTDGGYFPELADEPTRFADLVPGLRQYLRDVIPELPDPDPPTYCHQDYRYGNVLIDPKTGQTQAVLDWGVIMAVAPAFNIASAESLLLTPDSDSVARTEALRRTFRTAYTGIRDSWSFDAATLERMHVYQLTCRLDAMACLPLWYQDTPVERDGRAAEHRDFVAQYL; via the coding sequence ATGGCTGACGAGGACTCCTCCTCAGGTGATATCACTAGTAGTGCAGTCCGGGAGATGATCCGGTACCTCAAGTCATCATGGAGCGTCAAAAAAATAGATCGCAGCGTCCATGGCACTGATTTTGTAGCTATTGTCGACGTTCACACATCGGATGAAAGACGACAAGTCGTGTTTAAAGCAGCAACTGCAGACTGGACTGCCCCTGAGACAGTTCAGGCCGAACCACGACTGATGTCGCTCGTTGATCAGGAAACAACCATCCCGGTTCCGACAGTATATGGTTACTGCGATGAGCACGACCAATATCCAGCCCCATTCTACGTGATGAGTTATGTAGACGGGGAAAATTACGAAGGACGCACCCAGTGTCTTGCTCCGCATGTCCGTGATCAGATCCTCCGCGAAGCCGGCCACAATCTCGCGGAGCTGCATGAACTCGGGCCTCTGTCGAAAATTGGTCGTATCGGGGTTCAAAACGGGAACGTGACCGTTCTCGATACTGACGATCATCCGAGCTCTGAGGACTTCCATGACTGGTTACTTGCGTCGTATGAGGAGACGCTCGACAGCCTCACCGACGGAGGGTACTTTCCGGAGCTTGCTGATGAGCCAACGCGATTTGCCGATCTCGTCCCAGGTTTGCGTCAGTATCTTCGAGACGTAATTCCAGAGCTTCCGGACCCTGATCCGCCAACATACTGCCACCAAGATTACCGGTACGGGAACGTACTGATCGATCCGAAAACCGGACAGACACAGGCAGTGCTTGATTGGGGCGTTATCATGGCAGTTGCTCCGGCGTTCAACATTGCTAGTGCGGAGTCATTACTGCTTACACCTGACTCTGACAGTGTAGCTCGCACCGAAGCGTTGCGGAGGACGTTTCGAACCGCCTACACTGGCATTCGTGACAGCTGGTCATTCGATGCAGCCACCCTCGAACGGATGCATGTGTATCAGCTCACCTGCCGTCTGGATGCAATGGCCTGTCTGCCGCTCTGGTATCAAGACACGCCTGTAGAGCGTGATGGGCGTGCTGCTGAACATCGCGATTTTGTCGCGCAATATCTCTGA
- a CDS encoding GNAT family N-acetyltransferase, whose protein sequence is MRIREATPVDAERIREVHYESITELGTQAYDHEQVKAWAAGCESADYMSSITADEVVFVVADIDEIVIGFGSLTLAAPNNYDSEIEAEITGVYVHPTVAQQGIGTCIYTELEQQARANEIQSVGLSASLNAVSFYETHGFERVQEHTHEFSRHESTGATGIVVEMKKNCEHHRQSLCS, encoded by the coding sequence ATGCGGATTCGCGAAGCAACACCAGTAGATGCGGAGAGAATCCGTGAGGTCCACTACGAGTCTATTACGGAGCTCGGAACGCAGGCGTATGACCACGAGCAGGTCAAAGCGTGGGCAGCAGGGTGTGAATCAGCCGACTACATGTCTAGCATTACGGCTGACGAGGTCGTGTTTGTTGTTGCTGATATTGATGAGATCGTTATAGGGTTTGGATCGTTGACACTCGCTGCGCCAAATAACTATGACTCAGAGATAGAGGCGGAAATTACGGGAGTCTATGTCCATCCAACAGTCGCTCAGCAAGGTATTGGGACCTGTATCTATACAGAACTAGAACAGCAAGCACGAGCGAATGAGATTCAGTCCGTAGGGCTTTCAGCCTCTCTTAATGCAGTGTCGTTTTACGAAACGCATGGATTTGAACGGGTCCAAGAGCATACACATGAGTTTTCGAGACACGAATCCACAGGAGCCACAGGCATAGTCGTCGAAATGAAAAAGAACTGTGAGCACCATCGACAGAGTCTCTGCAGCTAA